The genomic interval CACATAGCCTTTTTGATACAGGTCAAGGATTTTTGTTTCAATAGCCTTGAGAGATAAAAAGCCTTTTGGTGAGAGAGTATATTCAAGTCGTTTTATTTCCCGCTTTTCAATCTGCTCAAGTTCTTTTTCCTGTACTGAAATCTGACATTTCAGGCACTCAATACTGTCATTCATGTTAGCCTTTCAATCATAGTCATTCCGGTAAAGCTAATGCAGTATTAGCTTGCTGTTTTTCTTGAGATTGTGTAGCAATCTCATTGCCATTCATTTTCATTTTTAGTTGGTCATACTGTTTCCTTAATTTTTCAGTTGAGAGGATATTATTTTGCCAAAATGTGTCTTTTTGGCACCAACGAATCACTTGTTCTATTTCTGACGGTACTCTCTTGTCAACACGAATTATTAAGTCAATATGTTTTGCCCAAGCCTGCAAATTAGGTTCTTTAAAACCTGGGTTTCTAATCCTAACCAATGAAAATAACAACTTTGAAAGTCCGACTTCGGAAGAGTCGGACAAGAAGTCTTTATTAGTAGGTCTAGTAGGAGCATCAATGGAGCAATGCTTGAATTGACTTCGGGCAATGCTTGGAGCATTATTAGTATCTATAGACTGATTGTTAATATTATTCCATCGTGTCTTCGCAGCCTTAATTGCCTTCTCTTTCAATGCTGCAATATGTCCTGAATGCTCGTTCCAGTCATGGACATAATAGCTGTTGCTGTCCTTGTGAAGAAAGCCTACCTTAATTAATGCCTCAACTAACTTGCCATTCTCACCATTGAACTCCAGAATCGATTCTATCTCTTGAACCGAGTAATCAGACAGACGCCCGTCTCCCGGATGGTACTTACCACAGTAACACCAGAGCCGTAGCGGGAAAGCTTCTGATCCTCTCCCAAGAAGACCAATCAGCCGCCGAGTTTTAGGGTGGTTGAAGTAGTCAAGGTCAAGATTTAAGTAAGGCATTTTTAGGATTCACCTCCTTTCATAACAACTTCAACAGTGGCTGTCGTTGTCAAGGGTTTTTGTTTTAAGGTATCAGCCATTGTTTATTTCCTGTTGCTTGACAATACTAACGTAACGCATTAATATTGATTTATGATTATTTCGTTTAAGTGCCGGGATACTGAGGCGATGTTTAAGGGAAAACGTATTGCCCGATTTTCCGGCTTTGAATCGGCTGCCATGCGAAAGCTGGCCGTACTTAATGTTGCTATGAAAATAGAAGATTTGAGAGTTCCCCCTGGCAACAGGCTTGAAGCCCTGAAGGGCCGCAGGCAGGGTCAATGGAATATTCGTATTAACGACCAATGGCGGATATGCTTCAGATTTGAAGGCGGCAATGCCATTGATGTTGAAATTGTGGACTATCATTAAGAAGGAGGTTTTATTATGAGTAAAAGACAGGTTCCATACCCTACACCAGGAGAGATACTTCTTGAGGAGTTTTTGAAGCCGATGGGTATTACGCAGTATAGGCTTGCAAAGGAAATCGGTGTACCCCAAAGACGCATAGGAGAGATTGTAGCAGGAAAGCGGGGTATTACCAGTGATACGGGCCTTAGATTGTCTCGTTTTTTTGGTCTTTCTGACGGCTTCTGGGAACGACTGCAAGTTGACTACAACCTTGCTATTCTCCGAGACAAGATGGCTGAAACGCTCAATAAGATCAGGCCACATAAACTGAATACTACCGCAGCGTGATTGAAACATGTTAAAATTCATAATAGAACCCATAACTGAACGCCTGTTTAAAGCCATAGCAGCCAAACTGCCGCTACAAAAATTAGGGCTAACACCATCCACACTAACATTGATATTACTAATCCTATTTGGAACGCTCTACTATCGAGGGGAGAGGATTCTTTCCTTCTTTGGAGCATTGCAATTAGGAACATTATGGTGGGCCATGCTGTCAGGATACCTATTATTAACCTGCCTGGTGTTATTAACATGGCTTATTGCCCTCCTCTGTCAACATGAAGCATTTGGAATCTACTGGAGTTTTCTCCAGAAACCACATTGCCCCTGCTGTAGAACTTTATTATCTCACTATAGTGATTGGCCCTTTCACGGATGGGCCTTCCAGTGTCTCAAATGCGATAAAATCGTTACTCTTCGCGATGATCACGGAAAACATCTAACCCTCATTGAAGCGAAAGAAAGATTGCAAAAAAAAGCAACACAAAAAGCATTACCCCTATAACTGTAAAAAAACATACCATAACTATCTCCCAAGGTAGACCATAGGGTCAAAACTCAACTCATGTAATTTCTTTGCAAAGGCAACACGTAGCCGCTTATTGAGGTCTGCACGGTCTTCAGTAGAAAGATTCTCTGCCATCTTTTTAGTATGATGCGGCAGCCTGAAGGTATAGACATCGTTTAACTTGGCCTCCTCAATATCATCATCTGACAATGTTTATCTCCTTATAACAAAGTAAACAGTGCGTTCCTATAATCAGCCTGCTATATTCAGAATTATGATAAATCCCCTCTGTGCTATAATCCCTTTCGCTACGAAAGAATCCAGCACAGAAGGGAGGTGAAACCCTATGAAAATATTTGTTAAAAATTTTAACCCACAACAAGGTCCTATTGAAGGACTATATCTTGAAGTTAAAGTTGTTTTTTATGACGA from Nitrospirota bacterium carries:
- a CDS encoding HigA family addiction module antidote protein; its protein translation is MSKRQVPYPTPGEILLEEFLKPMGITQYRLAKEIGVPQRRIGEIVAGKRGITSDTGLRLSRFFGLSDGFWERLQVDYNLAILRDKMAETLNKIRPHKLNTTAA
- a CDS encoding type II toxin-antitoxin system RelE/ParE family toxin, with the translated sequence MIISFKCRDTEAMFKGKRIARFSGFESAAMRKLAVLNVAMKIEDLRVPPGNRLEALKGRRQGQWNIRINDQWRICFRFEGGNAIDVEIVDYH